A window of the Arenibacter algicola genome harbors these coding sequences:
- the leuS gene encoding leucine--tRNA ligase: MTYDFRKIEEKWQRFWAENHTFKAENDSQKEKFYVLDMFPYPSGAGLHVGHPLGYIASDIYARYKRHKGFNVLHPMGYDSFGLPAEQYAIQTGQHPAITTEANINRYREQLDKIGFSFDWSREVRTSDPNYYKWTQWIFIQLFNSWYNKDNDKAEDISSLIAIFEKEGNQSVNAVCDEDVTLFSAADWKAFTIKEQQEVLLEYRLTYLAETEVNWCPALGTVLANDEIVNGVSERGGHPVMRKKMTQWSMRISAYAQRLLDDLAMVDWPQPLKDSQTNWIGRSEGAEVTFRVLPPAPSQGGGADSSSPKFHTADSDIYGVLLERAQEMRKNPTKAEALLWEALRNRNLNSKFRRQHPISRYIVDFVCLEKELIVEVDGEIHQYQLNEDAERQLLLEQKKGYTVIRFTNDEVLNNIDEVISKIETVLNSPSLGGGRGEVNSKEMEISVFTTRPDTIFGVSFMTLAPEHELVAKITTSEQEEEVEAYIAATAKRSERDRMADVKTITGAFTGAYAEHPFSKEPIPIWIGDYVLAGYGTGAVMSVPCGDQRDYDFAKHFNIPIPNIFEGVDISEEAFTDKEKTVIANSDFLNGLPYKKAVKRVIFELEKLEQGIGKINYRLRDAVFSRQRYWGEPFPVYYVDGMPQMISAEHLPIVLPEVEKYLPTETGEPPLGNATVWAWDVEKSAVVSNELIDHKTIFPLELNTMPGWAGSSYYFNRYMDPNNGNDIFSREAIDYWKDVDLYIGGSEHATGHLLYSRFWQKFLFDKGIVPKPEFAKKLINQGMITGTSAFVYRLEGENTLVSKNLIGIDNKTVQPLHVDVALVNPSDELDLIKFKENPLYADFKDAEFILEDGKYIVGREVEKMSKSKYNVVSPDSICQEYGADSLRLYEMFLGPLEQSKPWNTAGITGVHSFLKKMWRLFHGGNEGAFTVTDAEPTADNLKTLHKTIKKVEEDIENFSFNTSVATFMICVNELAAQKCNSKKILEPLALLVSPYAPHIAEELWSKLGHTTSIATAPFPKFEGKYLVESSKEYPISFNGKVRFKLELPADLSKEEIEAAVMANDKTQEQLQGRAPKKVIVVPGKIVNIVG, encoded by the coding sequence ATGACTTACGATTTCAGGAAGATTGAAGAAAAGTGGCAGAGATTTTGGGCTGAAAACCACACTTTTAAAGCAGAAAATGATTCCCAAAAGGAAAAGTTTTATGTACTGGATATGTTTCCCTATCCTTCAGGTGCCGGTTTGCATGTAGGGCATCCCTTGGGTTATATAGCCAGCGATATTTATGCTCGTTATAAGAGGCACAAAGGATTTAATGTACTGCATCCAATGGGGTACGATTCTTTTGGACTGCCTGCGGAGCAATATGCCATTCAGACAGGACAGCATCCAGCCATTACCACAGAGGCCAATATCAACAGATATAGGGAGCAGTTGGATAAAATTGGCTTTTCTTTTGATTGGAGTCGGGAAGTACGTACCTCCGATCCCAATTATTACAAATGGACACAGTGGATATTTATCCAACTTTTTAATTCTTGGTACAATAAGGACAACGATAAGGCGGAAGATATTTCCAGTCTGATCGCTATTTTTGAAAAAGAGGGCAACCAAAGTGTAAATGCTGTTTGTGATGAAGATGTAACCCTATTTTCGGCAGCCGATTGGAAAGCCTTTACAATAAAGGAACAACAGGAAGTTTTATTGGAATATAGGTTAACGTATTTGGCGGAGACCGAAGTGAATTGGTGTCCGGCCTTGGGTACGGTTTTAGCAAACGACGAGATTGTCAATGGAGTTTCCGAGCGAGGGGGCCATCCTGTTATGCGTAAAAAAATGACCCAGTGGAGTATGCGTATCTCCGCCTATGCCCAGAGGTTGTTGGACGATTTGGCTATGGTAGATTGGCCACAGCCCTTAAAGGACTCCCAAACCAATTGGATAGGCAGGTCAGAAGGGGCAGAAGTTACGTTTAGGGTCCTCCCCCCTGCCCCCTCCCAAGGAGGGGGGGCGGATTCGTCTTCACCAAAATTTCATACGGCCGATTCTGACATTTACGGAGTTTTATTGGAAAGGGCTCAAGAAATGCGTAAGAATCCCACAAAGGCTGAAGCTTTACTATGGGAAGCTCTAAGAAATAGAAATTTGAATTCGAAATTTAGGAGACAGCATCCAATTTCTAGGTATATAGTTGATTTCGTTTGCCTTGAAAAGGAATTGATCGTGGAGGTTGATGGAGAAATTCACCAATATCAATTGAACGAGGATGCGGAAAGGCAATTGTTGTTGGAACAGAAAAAAGGCTATACCGTAATAAGGTTTACCAATGATGAAGTACTCAACAATATTGATGAGGTAATTTCAAAAATTGAGACGGTACTAAACTCCCCCTCCTTGGGAGGGGGCCGGGGGGAGGTCAATTCGAAAGAAATGGAAATTTCGGTTTTCACCACTCGGCCCGATACCATTTTTGGGGTAAGTTTTATGACCTTGGCCCCGGAGCACGAATTGGTTGCCAAAATAACCACTTCTGAGCAAGAGGAGGAAGTGGAGGCGTATATTGCGGCTACGGCCAAACGCAGTGAGCGCGATCGTATGGCCGATGTAAAGACCATTACGGGAGCCTTTACGGGAGCTTATGCGGAACACCCATTTAGCAAGGAGCCCATTCCAATTTGGATAGGGGATTATGTGTTGGCCGGTTATGGTACTGGGGCGGTAATGTCCGTTCCCTGTGGAGATCAACGCGATTACGATTTTGCGAAGCATTTCAATATTCCCATTCCCAATATTTTTGAAGGAGTGGACATTTCCGAAGAGGCCTTTACTGATAAGGAAAAGACCGTTATTGCCAATTCCGACTTCTTAAATGGACTACCTTATAAAAAGGCCGTAAAACGTGTCATTTTCGAATTGGAAAAATTGGAACAGGGAATAGGAAAGATCAACTACAGGTTGCGCGATGCCGTATTTAGTCGCCAACGCTATTGGGGGGAGCCATTTCCAGTATACTATGTGGACGGAATGCCCCAAATGATCAGTGCGGAGCATTTGCCTATTGTATTACCTGAAGTTGAAAAATACTTACCTACTGAAACCGGGGAGCCCCCATTGGGCAATGCCACGGTTTGGGCCTGGGACGTAGAGAAGTCGGCAGTGGTAAGTAATGAGTTAATAGATCATAAAACCATATTTCCATTGGAGTTGAATACCATGCCAGGTTGGGCGGGAAGTTCGTACTACTTTAACCGTTATATGGATCCCAATAATGGAAATGACATATTTTCCAGAGAGGCAATTGACTATTGGAAGGATGTGGACTTATATATTGGGGGTAGTGAACATGCTACCGGACATTTGCTGTACAGCCGTTTCTGGCAGAAGTTTTTGTTCGATAAAGGCATCGTGCCAAAACCCGAGTTTGCCAAGAAATTGATCAATCAGGGGATGATTACGGGAACCAGTGCTTTTGTCTATAGGTTGGAAGGTGAAAATACCCTGGTATCGAAAAACTTGATAGGAATAGACAACAAAACGGTACAACCACTTCATGTAGATGTGGCTTTGGTTAATCCATCAGATGAATTGGATTTGATAAAGTTCAAGGAAAATCCTCTTTATGCCGATTTTAAGGATGCCGAGTTTATTTTGGAGGACGGGAAATATATTGTAGGTCGCGAGGTAGAGAAAATGTCCAAGTCCAAATACAATGTGGTAAGTCCGGATAGTATCTGTCAGGAGTACGGAGCAGATTCCCTGCGTTTGTACGAGATGTTCCTAGGGCCATTGGAGCAATCCAAACCTTGGAATACTGCGGGTATTACAGGGGTCCACAGTTTTCTTAAGAAAATGTGGCGTTTGTTCCACGGGGGAAATGAAGGAGCTTTTACTGTGACCGATGCCGAACCTACAGCAGATAATTTAAAGACTTTGCACAAGACTATCAAGAAGGTAGAGGAGGATATAGAAAATTTCTCCTTTAATACCTCGGTGGCTACCTTTATGATATGTGTAAACGAGTTGGCCGCCCAAAAATGTAATAGTAAAAAAATATTGGAACCGTTGGCCCTGTTGGTCTCACCATATGCTCCGCATATAGCGGAGGAACTTTGGAGTAAATTGGGACACACGACCTCTATAGCAACTGCCCCATTCCCTAAATTTGAAGGGAAGTATTTGGTAGAGAGTAGTAAGGAGTATCCTATTTCTTTCAATGGAAAAGTACGCTTTAAATTGGAATTGCCGGCAGATCTTTCCAAAGAGGAAATTGAGGCTGCCGTTATGGCCAATGACAAAACACAGGAACAACTCCAGGGGCGTGCCCCTAAAAAGGTGATTGTGGTCCCAGGAAAAATTGTCAATATAGTTGGATAA
- a CDS encoding SemiSWEET family sugar transporter — protein MENIEIMGLVAAVLTTYSIVPQVHKTWRNKSTKDISLTMYMAMFLGVVLWLIYGIYHESVPMILANFITAVLLFVMIVLKLKYK, from the coding sequence ATGGAGAACATAGAAATCATGGGGCTCGTGGCGGCCGTACTTACTACCTACTCTATAGTGCCACAGGTACATAAGACGTGGAGGAATAAATCTACCAAGGATATCTCGCTGACCATGTATATGGCCATGTTTCTTGGTGTGGTGCTATGGTTGATTTATGGTATTTACCATGAAAGTGTGCCTATGATATTGGCCAATTTTATTACTGCGGTATTACTTTTTGTAATGATTGTCCTTAAGTTAAAATACAAATAG
- the ald gene encoding alanine dehydrogenase, which translates to MKVGIPKEIINNESRVGMTPAGVFELVRNNHTVYVQTGAGDGSGFSNSDYQQVGAIVLDTIGHVYAMSDMIVKVKEPIKEEYALVQRGQVVFTYFHFASSEVLTEAMIDRKAICIAYETVEDEDGTLPLLTPMSEVAGRMAIQQGAKYLEKPEKGRGVLLGGVPGVAPGRVLVLGAGVVGIQAAKMAAGLGAHVTILDVNMKRLRYVNDVMPSHVVTEFSNEFNIRKHIKDHDLIVGGILLKGAKAPKIITRDMLKDMRPGTVIVDVAVDQGGCVETTRPTTHENPVYIIDDVVHYCVTNMPGAVPYTSTMALTNVTLPYVLKLANLGWEKACQEDASLQKGLNILRAKVIRKEILEAFKWQAIND; encoded by the coding sequence ATGAAAGTCGGGATTCCTAAAGAAATTATAAACAATGAAAGCAGGGTGGGCATGACGCCTGCGGGGGTTTTTGAACTGGTGAGAAATAATCATACGGTATACGTGCAGACCGGTGCCGGTGATGGCAGCGGATTTTCAAATAGCGATTATCAACAGGTGGGCGCCATTGTTTTGGACACTATAGGCCATGTTTATGCTATGAGCGATATGATTGTTAAGGTAAAAGAGCCTATAAAGGAGGAGTATGCACTTGTACAAAGGGGGCAGGTGGTTTTTACCTATTTTCATTTTGCCTCTAGTGAGGTCCTTACCGAAGCCATGATAGATCGTAAAGCTATTTGCATAGCCTATGAAACCGTGGAAGATGAAGATGGCACCTTGCCTTTATTGACACCCATGTCCGAAGTCGCTGGCAGAATGGCCATACAGCAGGGGGCAAAATACTTGGAGAAACCAGAAAAAGGAAGAGGGGTGCTACTTGGTGGAGTTCCTGGAGTGGCACCGGGAAGGGTTTTGGTACTTGGGGCCGGTGTGGTAGGAATTCAAGCTGCTAAAATGGCAGCCGGACTTGGGGCACATGTTACTATTTTGGATGTTAACATGAAACGACTTCGTTATGTAAATGATGTAATGCCGAGCCATGTAGTCACGGAATTTTCAAATGAATTTAATATAAGGAAACACATTAAGGACCATGATCTAATTGTTGGGGGCATCTTGTTAAAGGGAGCCAAAGCCCCAAAGATCATTACTCGCGATATGCTTAAGGATATGCGCCCAGGTACCGTAATTGTGGATGTAGCAGTAGATCAAGGGGGATGTGTGGAAACCACGAGGCCCACTACGCATGAGAACCCGGTATATATTATAGATGATGTGGTACATTACTGCGTTACCAATATGCCAGGGGCAGTTCCATATACTTCAACCATGGCCTTGACCAATGTAACTTTGCCCTACGTATTAAAATTGGCCAATTTGGGTTGGGAAAAGGCCTGTCAGGAGGATGCCTCCCTGCAAAAAGGGTTGAATATATTAAGGGCAAAGGTAATACGTAAAGAGATTTTGGAAGCCTTTAAATGGCAAGCAATAAATGACTAG